Part of the Virgibacillus natechei genome is shown below.
CACTTTCGTCGGAATCTTCACGCCCCTTATGTTCCTCTGTTTCGGTTGGCAAAAGGACGGAGGGTGTATACATTCCAAGTGTCATAATCGTAATAAGAACAACGGCTGTTTTCCTCATCCACATCTTCATAAAAATTTCCCCTCATCGTGTACTTATCTAAATTTTACCACGTTAAAGAAGAAAGTCTATAATTTTTCTAATTTTACATTAAGTTGTAACACAATGGTAATATTTTTGAAAAAAGGCTGTTTCCTAAAAGGTAGTTATTTTTGGCACAAAATCTATAAAAGACGACGTAGTGACAATTCTTATGCAAACGCTGGTTGAGAGCAGGGATTCGCTCCGGAAATACATTCCGCTTTCCGCGGGCGGCTGATGAGCCTCCTCGTGCTAACGCACTCAGGGGTCTCACCTAGGCCTTTCCTCCCGCTGGAGTCTCCATGTATTTCCTTCGCTGGTATTCCGGTTACTGCTGCTAAATTGCATTAGCAATCTATTCAAAACATCGAACCACCTCACCAGTTCGGGTGAGCGAAGGGCGGTGACTCCTGCGGGAACAGCACGTGTCCGAAGACCCCGCAGAGCGGTTTTCTCGAGGAGGCTGAGGCCGTGCCCGCGGAAAGCATCCGCCCAGAGCGATCCCGAACGGCGTTTATAGCAAATACTTATAGAAAACAGTCACGTCGTCTTTTACATCAACTACGAATTTTTAAAAGCAACAATTGTTTTCCGGTGGGACGAGTAACCGCAGTCCCAGTCCCAACGCTTACGAAAAGTGCCTGAATAAAAAAAGAGCAGGAGATAATGATTATACGATCGCCCTACTCTAGCAAATCATTTTACGATTGCCGCCGATGTACCTTATCTCCGTTGCATGTATAAACGACCTGCTTGCCCTCTACAACAGTTTCCATATGGACTTGGCGCCCCCATAATTGATGGAGATAGGGAAGTACGTTTTCTAAATAAGGAAGATCAAGTTCTGTACCTTCATAGCCATGCGTTAAATAGAGCTCCCCGTTCCGCAAATAATCGCCATCCGCAACTGTTATATATGGAAATCCCCCATTCACCCGCATAGAAACAAGCTGATCTCTTACGTTTTCATAATCTTTATCGGAAACCTTATATTCCCTTCCTTGTTTTTCAAATAAATACATATCTTCCCGCTGCACCAGTTCTTTTGTTAAATAATTTCTGATAAATGAAATGTCTGACTCGATTTCTCGCACTTCAAATATTTTCTCCCTGCCTGAACCTGGCTTAACACCTAATTCTCGCATTTCTTTCGTTGGATTGTTGTAACGCTCCTCAATATCTTCATACATTTTTAATCCTAGATAGTATGGATTGATTTGCTGTTTGGAAGGCTGCACAACACCTGAATTTAATTTTGCGAATTCGATCGTTTCATCAGATGTTAAATCAAGCTCCCTGACAATTTTTTGATGCCAATACGATGCCCAACCTTCGTTCATGATTTTCGTCTCCAACTGTGGCCAGAAATACTGCATTTCCTCTCGCATCATCGTTAAGATATCACGTTGCCAATCTTCCAGTTCGCGACTGAACTCTTCTACAAATAATAAAAGGTCTTTCTCTGGAGATGGCGGGAATTTCTTGTTCTTTTTTTTCTTTTTCGGCTTTTTATCCGTAGGTGTTTCATCTAGTTCCCATAAATCATCATATGGCGTTTTTACACTGGAAACTTTTTCCTCCTCCTCATCATCCTCTTGTTCATAGGCCGTTAACTTGGGCCTCACAATCGATGGGTCAATATGTTCCTGAATAGCCAGAACAGCATCTAAAAAACGTTCCACTTCATCTTTTCCATATGTTTGCTCATATGTTGCTATTCGTTCTGCAGTTGCCGTCATACTCTCCACCATGTCTCGCCTTGTATTGGAAAACCGAATATTACGTTTGAAAAAGTCACTATGGGCAAGCACGTGGGCAATAATTAGCTTGTTTTGGATAAGACTATTTGTATCAAGTAAAAAAGCATAGCAAGGATTTGAATTAATAACAAGCTCATATATTTGACTCAATCCGAGGTCATAATGCAACTTCATTTTGTGAAACTGTTTTCCAAAACTCCAATGCGTAAACCGAGTCGGCATGCCATATGCACCGAACGTATAAACAATATCGGCCGGACATATTTCATAGCGCATCGGATAAAAATCAAGTCCAAATCCAGCTGCAATTTCCGTTATCTCGTCAATTGCATGGTTAAGTGCCTTTGTTTCCGACAATTTCATCCCTCCATGTCTGCTTTTTATAGTTTATGAAGCAAATCGGCATTCATGAACCGAACGCAAACCGAACAGTGACAGGCACGCCCCGAGTGTTGCGCGCGGGTACCACCAAAACGAATGGATTACCATTTTTTCCATTTCAAAGCGCTGTATGATTGCATAAGTAATGGAAACTTTAAGTAGGAGGAGGGATTATCATGAAAGACGATTTCATATCCATTGACAAATTCAATACACTCATACATCAGTGGAACGGTTATACGATTAAAATAACAAAACATGAACTGGATGACAGAGATCAAACGGTGATGGAGTTACAAAATATATCTTATGCCACAAACCATCAACGTCTTGATGATTATCAACCAATGCACGTACTTTTACTGGATGGAAGAGGGGAAACCGAAACAACAACGAATACCTTCCAACCTCTTCCTACTCCAACCTACGAAATTCCTATTCAAGATAATTCATTATATGAGTTTAACGGTTCCAGGTTTATCATCACAACAGAACGAGCAGTTTATAAGATTGAGCGCACAACGAATAGCGGTAAAAGCACTCCCTATTTTGATAAATATCTTTAAACCGTAGCAGCTTGTTTCTTGAAAAAGCTCTTCATGGCATGGTAGACATCCTGTTTTTCTTTCAGGATATAATGGCGGAATTTTGGATCTTCGATATCTTTATATGCGCCCATTAAGGTGGACGGACGGTTATATCCATTCACCTCTCCATAGCCAAACATGCTAGAAACATCCATAATTTGATCAACCAGCTTTAAACATTTTTTATTATCAGATGTTATATTCTCACCATCTGAAAAGTGAAAAGGATAGATATTATAGCGCAGTGGATCATACTTCTCATCAATTAGCTCGAGCGCTTTGTAATAAGCCGATGAACATCTTGTTCCTCCGCTTTCTCCTTTTGAGAAAAAGGCTTCCTCCGTTACAACTTTCGCTTCTGTATGATGCGCAATAAATTCAATTTCCACCGTCTCGTATTTGGATCGCAGGAACTTTGTCATCCAGAAAAAGAAGCTCCTGGCGATATATTTTTCAAAATTACCCATGGAAGCACTGGTATCCATCATCGCAAGAACAACCGCTTTGGATTCAGGTTTTCTCACATCATTCCACGTTTTAAATCGTAAATCATCATTATGAATGGGAGCTATTTTTGCTTTCCCATCTGTTGCATTTCTTTTTAATGCGCTTAAAATTGTTCGCTTTTTATCAATATTACCCATTAGACCCTTTTTGCGGACATCATTAAATTCTATATGTTCCGTTGTGATTTCTGCTTGTTCTTTTTGCTGTAAATTAGGTAGTTCCAACTCATTAAATAGAACTTTCTCTAACTCAGCTAATGATACCTCTTGCTCGTAATAATCACTACCAGGTTGATCGCCAGCTTCTTTGCCGCTTCCATCTCCGCTTTGTCCTTTTTGATCTGGTTCCCTAGCAACGACATCACCTACTTCACTATCCCCACTTCCTTGGCCAACATGCTTAGATTTATCATAGTTATAACGAATTTTGTACTCATCGAGTGATCGAATGGGAATTTTGATTACATCGCGACCGTTTGACATAATAATATTCTCTTCACTAACTAAATCGGGTAAATTATTTTTGATAGCATCCTTTACTTTATCTGAATGACGCTGTTGATCTTGGTAACCTTTACGATGGAGGGACCAGTTTTCCTTGGAGACAACAAAATTTCTACTTTCTTCCTTATCCTGCATTCCATCCCCACCTTTATCTTTTTCTTTATACTATGCAAGCTGCAAAGAGTAATTACCCCTAATTTAAGATATTAAAATAACAAGGCTAACGAATTAGCCTTGTTATTTTTTTAGCGATTGAGTAAACTTCCAACATAGCGCAATAATTCGTTGGCCGAAATAGAGTTATACCCATATTCATCAATTAAGCGGGCAATCACTTCATTTACCTTCTTAAGCTGAGACTCGTCTGGTGTTTTGGATGTTGTGGTGATCTTCACAACATCTTTTAAATCTGCAAATAGTTTACTTTGGATTGCTTCTCGCAAGCGCTCGTGCGAATTATAATCAAAACGCTTACCTTTTCTAGCATAGGCGGAAATACGAATAAGAATTTCTTCTCTAAAAGCCTTCTTGGCATTTTCCGAGATCCCGATTTGCTCCTCAATCGAACGCATCAATTTTTCGTCTGGGTTCAGTTCCTCACCGGTTAATGGGTCTTTTAATTTGTTCTTATTACAATAAGCTTCAACATTATCAAGGTAGTTATCCATTAACGTTTTTGCTGACTCCTCATACGAATACACGAATGCTTTTTGAACTTCTTTCTTCGCAATTTCATCATACTCTTTTCGTGCCACAGAAATATAGTTCATATAATTTTCCTTATCTTCCTGTGAAATAGATGGATGTTGCTCCAGTCCATCTTTTAATGAACGTAATACATCTAGGGCATTGATCGAAGGAATATCTTTACTAATAATCGTCGATGAAATCCTGTTAATGACATAACGCGGATCAATCCCATTCATCCCTTCATCAGGGAATTCATTCTTTAATTCTTCTACATCAACCTGGTTAAATTCTTCTATATTTTCCCCGTCATACATTCGCATTTTCTTGACGTTATCAATTCCTTGCTTCTTGGAATTCTCCAACCTGGTCAAAATGGAGAAAATAGCAGCTGCCCTAAGTGCATGTGGCGCAATATGAACATGACCCATATCACTTTCCCCGATCATTTTTTCATAAATGCGCTCTTCTTGACTGACCCTGAGGTTATAAGGAATTGGCATCACAATAATTCTGGAATGCAGTGCTTCATTCTTCTTATTTGCAATAAACGAACGATACTCTGTCTCATTCGTATGCGCTACAATTAGTTCATCAGCGGAAATAAGCGCAAACCTGCCCGCCTTAAAATTACCCTCTTGCGTCAATGATAATAAATGCCAAAGAAACTTCTCATCACATTTAAGCATTTCCTGAAACTCCATCATCCCGCGATTCGCCTTATTCAATTCACCATCAAATCGGTAGGCACGTGGATCCGATTCAGAACCATATTCAGCAATCGTCGAAAAGTCAATACTTCCCGTTAAATCAGCGATATCCTGCGATTTTGGATCAGACGGGGTAAACGTACCAATACCAACACGCCTATCTTCAGAGAAGAAAATACGTTCGACCTCTACATCTTCAATACGCCCCCCATACTCCTGCTCAAGCCGCATTGCATTCAACGGTGACAAACTTCCCTCGATGCGAATCCCATATTCCTCGTAAAAATCATCACGCAAATGCTCAGGAATCAGATGTAGCGGATCTTCATGCATCGGGCATCCCTTAATAGCATAAACCGCCCCTTCATCTGTTCTGGAAAATTGCTCAAGGCCACGTTTTAACATGGTTACAATGGTTGATTTACCACCACTAACAGGACCCATTAATAATAAAATTCGCTTACGGACATCTAGTCGTCTTGCGGCAGGGTGAAAGTATTCCTCCACAAGTCTTTCAATTGCGTCTTCAAGCCCAAATATGTCGTCCCCAAAGAATGAGTACATTTTTTTCCCATCTTTTTCAATTAAACCGGAGTTTTTAATCATATTATAAACGCGTGAATGGGCTGTTTGGGCAACTTCTGGCCTTTCCTTCACAATTCCTATAAAATCCGCAAATGTTCCTTCCCACTTTAAGCGTCCTTCTTCTTCCCGATGGTTTTTTACTTTATTTAATATATCCGTAATACTCCCTCCATCCTATCTCGCAATTTATACATATTATGCAAGGAGGGCGTTTAAAATGCCCTTTCAGATTAGCTCATTTATTTCTTGCTTAAAAGAATTGAAGCTCCTGTAGTTTGTACATTGTTTTGTATTTAACGTAAATTCTTTTTTGCTGTACCGTTTTACCTGATTTAAAATAAATGCAGCTATTTGTGAGTATTTATGTAAAAGAAGAGGCAATATAAAATAGAACTTCATGCAGTGTGAAATTAATTTAGCCCATTGTTGGTGAAATTGCATTCATAATTGGCTCCGGCGTTAACTGCAATAAAAATGAGACTGTATTAACGATAATTGTTGTTCTTAGAAACATATTAATAAGGAGTAAATCGATATGGTACGTTCCCCAAAGCATGATAGACGACTCCATTTGTTCAAAGCTGGATTAGTTACCGCTAATGGGGTCTCCATCTTAATTGGAATCATATATGTAACAACTTCCAACTCTCATAGCATGTGGAATATTTTTGGAGCACTTCTTTTATTAACCTTTTTAGGAAACGTGCTCGTGACCTTAGCAGCAAGTAAACAACATACAGTAGACTTTATCTATTTAATTCTAACCATCGTTAGCATGCTTATCATTCCGAATATGAATAGAGCGGTTTCTATTGATGTAACAAATATGCAGTCACGTAGTTTTCTTTCCATTTTCCTGATATTTTCCCTGCTCCTATTAGGTGGTGCTATAGCCATCCAAAAATTACGTTATCATGCAAGGCCAATATATTTACCTGATAACGAACATTTGCAGAAGATCAGCCGTTCAAAAACGGTGTGGAAGTTTATACTCGTGGGTTTATTATTGATCATTCTCTTACTGGGCATCTACCTTTCTAACCAGTTATTGGTTGGCAGAAGTAGAGATCTGGTTGAAATTTTCTTTCCACAGTACTCCCTGTTTTTCGGAATCATCTTTCTTACGGTAAGCATACTCATCGTAAAAATTTTCCCCAACAGTTCGAAAGTGATTAAGTTCTTTGTGATTGTTAGTGGCATTACGCTCTCGGCGATTTTAAGTTTGCCATTGTTAACGACACCATTCACTTATTACAATGCTAATTCTGCTTATATAGAGGCATTTGATTCAGATCCAAACGACTTCATACCTGAGGAGGAACAAAAACACTTCTTACAGACATCTTTTTCACTAGCCGATTACTTCTTTGGAGCTGCATCGGGAGCTTACAGGGTTGAAGAAGATATTCTTTATTACGAGGGGACGGTAGGTGTCGACCAAGGAATTTTGCTTCATTTTGATGCCTATATGCCACCTGCTGATCAAGGTAATTTACCAGGAAACAACGCTGTATTGGTGAGAATCCATGGGGGAGGCTGGACGGCTGGTGATAAAGGTTCCTCGAACGGTGCTCAGGTGAATAAATATTTTGCAAATCAGGGGTACGTTGTGTTTGACGTTCAATATGGACTGAGTCACGAACAAAAGCTTTTTGAGTTTTCCAAGGTCCCCGAAAATATGGTTGCTGGTTTCACCATTGATGACATGGTTCGCCACCTCGGACTGTTTACAGACTATTTAGCTGAACATCGTACGGAATATGGTGCAAATTTAGATTCTGTATTTATTTCCGGCGGTTCTGCAGGTGGGCAATTAGCAACTGCAGTTGGACTAGGTTTAGCACATGGGGATTATGATTACTTAAATCCAGCGTTAAATGTGAAAGGGATCATTCCCATTTACCCTGCTAATGGATTGCCAGAAGTTGTTGAAATAGAAGGGTCAGATGAGCTCACGGATCCATCCCTTTTAGTAACAGAAGACAGCCCACCTGCTTTAATCTATCACGGCAAACACGACGGGGTTGTCGATCAGTCCGTTGCAATCGCATTCGATCAAACCTATGAGGAACATGGAAACCCTCATTCAGCTTTAATACTTTTTCCTTTCGCTGGACATTCCAGTAACGGCTATTTCCCAGGCTACTATAATCAAGTATTTATGTACTATATGGAACGGTTTATGTATCAATTTAAATAGGGTTGGGTTGGGTTGGGTTGGGTTGGGTTGGGTTGGGTTGGGTTGGGTTGGGTTGGGTTGGGTTGGGTTGGGTTGGGTTGGGTTGGGTTGGGTTGGGTTGGGTTAGGTTAGGTTCAGTAGTTAAGAAAAGAGGAAAACAGCAGGATAATGAAACCTGCTGTTATGTGATTGTTTTTGAGGAGTTGTATATTCAGCTGTTCGTAACATTTTCAGCCTGTTGAAACCGGCTTATTAAGTCATCATTACTCTTTTAAATATACAGACATATCCTCCATCAGCTGATCCATCTGTTTGGCATATTCGTTATACATTTTCTTGGCTTCTTTATTATCTGTTTGCAAGGAGAAATTAACTAAATTAGACTGAAGTTGTTTGATATTTGCTGCTAGTAATAGCTGGTCCTTTATTTTTGAACTTTTAATGTTATCATCATAAAGGTCCACATACACATTTCCCATTGAATCGATTTGAGCCAAAAAAACATCGGAGAAATCCGTTGCGCCTTGCTTTTTGACCTCTTCTAACAGCCATTCTTTTGTATAGCCATAGTCATTCATTGTTTTTTCTAATAAATTCCCATCTACTACCGTAATGCAAGGAGGACGTTCTGTTTGGACATCCATACCTACATCTGTTGGCGTTAATGGCTCAAGCTCACGCCTCTTCATTACGGAAAGTTCTCCGTCTTTTTCCAAGATTGCTGACTCTATATCGGAAATCTTAAAAAAACCTTGTCTTCTAAGAAGGACCATCAATTCATCAACTGTTAAGGTTTCCTTTTTTAAATTTTCTTCAAGAATTTTTCCATTCTTTATTAGGGTAACGGAATCACCTTCCATAAGATCCCGGAAACGATTCGATTTTAATTCCAGTTTAGAAAGAATGATCGGGATAATTGTCCAGATAAGCATCGCCAAAATAAAATTAGACATTCTAACATGCGGATCAAATGTCATTTTTGCAGCAATACTACCAATACTAATTCCTACAATATAATCATAATAGGTAAGTTGGGTAATGTGCCTTTTTCCCATCATTCTTGTTAAAACAAACATTAATACGAATGCGGATAAGCCTCTTATTAAAACATATACGGATTCGGCCATGGTTTTCTCCCTCTACTATCATTAAAATATGTACTATTTATACATTATTGGGCAAACTTATGGTAACCCATACTCAATTGAAGAAAATACTTAAAAGGCGGGATGTTAAAATGCCATTCAAATTCATTATGGCCTTACTCCTATTATTAATTACAAGTACTGGTTGTGATTTACTTAAAACTGAAAAAGATGATTTATTAATTCGTTCCGTTACGGAGATTGAAGATCAAATCGACCAAGAAGAATGGGATAAAGCTATTTCTGATATTCATGATTTTCAAGAGCTGTATGATAGCCGTAAATGGAAATTACAACTTTTAGGGGAACTTGAGGATTATAAACAAATTGAATTAGAAATCCTTGGTCTGCAACAAAGTCTAAAGGAAGAGGATTTCATGGAAGCCAAAATTGGTGTAGGTCATATTAAACACCGGCTAAACATGATTTATAACATGTGAATGACGGGCTGTGGACTATGTAAACCCAATGCTTATCTAATAAGCATTGGGCTCAGCATTAACGTAAGATCTATATAACTCTTACAGTAACAATATCTCGGGTCCGCTTAATTTCTTCCTCCAAGCTAGAAACAACCGCTTCATCTATTTCATTTTCAATATCAACCATCGTATACGCGTAATCTCCACGGCTTCTGTTAATCATATCCGCGATATTCAAGTTGTTATTCGAGATCGCAGTCGTAATTTGTCCAACCATATGTGGAACATTGTAATGGAAAACGGTCACCCGGCGTTTCCCTGTGTAAGGAATAGAAGCATCCGGAAAATTCACAGCATTTTTGATGTTCCCCGTTTCAAGAAATTCCTTTACTTGGCGCGTTGCCATAATCGCACAATTTTCCTCCGATTCTTTCGTGGAGGCACCGAGATGCGGAATTGGAACTGTATTTTTCATATTCAACACATTCTCATTCGGAAAATCAGTAATATATTTACCAACACGCTCACTTTCTAAAGCCTCGGCCATATCTTGTTCATGGATAAGCCCATCTCTAGAAAAATTGAAAATATGAACGCCAGGTTTCATTAATTTAAACGTTTCCGCATGGAACATACCCCTCGTATCATCCGTTAAAGGAACATGTACGGTAATATAATCAGCCTCTGCAAAAACCTCTTCCATCGACATGGCCCGCTCGATGTTACGAGACAGCTCCCAAGCTGTATTTATAGAAATAAATGGATCAAATCCAATAACATCCATATCCAGGTCAAGCGCATCGTTTGCTACAAGCGCACCAACAGCACCAAGACCAATGACACCTAATTTTTTCCCTTTTATTTCGCTTCCTACTAATTGTTTCTTCCCTGCTTCTACAAGATTTGGAACTTGGTCTCCTTCCCCTTGTAATGTTTTCACCCATTCTACGCCGGAAAATAAATTACGTGATGATGCCATTAATGACGTTATGACGAGTTCCTTGACAGCATTTGCATTGGCACCAGGCGTATTAAAAACTGCAATACCCCGTTCCGTGCATGTATCGACCGGAATATTATTCACACCTGCTCCAGCACGTGCAATTGCCTTTACATTTTCATGGATTTCCATCTCATGCATATTAAAACTACGAACCACAATCGCATCTGGATGGTCACTGTCATTGTCAATCGTGTAATCATCTTTTTTAAATACAGCTAGCCCACTTTCTGCAATATGATTTAACGTTTTGATCGTTTTCACTTTGTCTAGCGTTAATGTGCTCATTCTTTCTCCTCTTTTCTATCTATGTTTATTTTCAAAATCTTTTATAAATGTAACCAACTCCTGAACACCTTCTACTGGCATGGCATTATAAATGCTAGCACGCATGCCCCCAACAGAACGATGGCCTTTTAATGTCTCAAGTCCTCTCGCTTGTGCTTCCTTGATAAAAGCTGCATCTACATCAGCAGAATTGGAAAGAAAAGGAATATTCATCAATGAACGGCTATCTTTTCGTACTGGTGATTGAAATAGGTTAGATTCCTCAAGCGCATCATATAAAAGGTTTGCTTTTTCCCTATTTATTTTTTCCATTTCCCGCAAGCCCCCACGTTCCTTTAACCATTCAAATACGAGCTTCGCCATATATACCCCATATGTAGGCGGCGTATTATACAGTGAGCCACTTTCACTATGCGTTTTATAGTTAAGCATAGCGGGGCAATTTTCGGGTGCATGGCCAATTAAATCTTCTCGAATAATAACAAGTGTCAAGCCAGCGGGAGCGATATTCTTCTGAGCTCCAGCATAAATCAAACCAAATTTCGAAACATCGATTTCCTCAGATAATATATTGGAAGACATATCTGCTACAAGTGGTACATCACCTGTATCCGGAATCTTTGCGTAGGTGGTTCCTTCAATTGTGTTATTTGTTGTGATATGCACATAATCCGCTTGCCTGTCAATCATGGTTCTGTCGACATCAGGAATAGAGGTGAAGTTCGCTTCTTCTGATGATGCAATGACACGAATATCACCGAATTTCTTCGCTTCTTTAATCGCTTTCTGTGACCAGGATCCGGTATTAACGTAGTCCGCTTTTCCACTTTTAGTCAGCAGATTCATCGGTATCATAGCAAATTGCTGCGATGCCCCTCCTTGAAGGAAAAGTACTTTATACTCTTTTGGAATCCCCATTAATTCGCGCAGCAACTGTTCTGCTTCTGTAATAATATCCATAAACAAACCTGACCGGTGACTTAATTCCATCACAGACATTCCTGAATTTCTATAATTCACTAACTCTTCTTGAGCCTTCTCTAATACTTCAAGCGGAAGCATAGATGGCCCCGCAGAGAAATTAAACACTCTTTTCACATCATCACATCCTTTATTTTAGGCTGTTTTCTAAAAGATTGTTGTTTTGACACAAAGGATATAAAAGACGAAGCAGTGACAATTCCTTTGCAAACGCTGGTTGAGAGCAAGGATTCGCTCCGGAAACACATTTCGCTTTCCGCGGGCGGCTGGTGAGCCTCCTCGTGCTAACGCACTCCGGGGTCTCACCTAGGCCTTTCCTCCCGCGCCGAACAGGACGTTCAAGTGTCGGCGTTGGTCACAATGGTTTGCGGTGGGGCGAGCATTTACGCGCAGCCCCAGGACGTGACCACTCTTAGCCGACCAGGAGTCTTCATGTGTTTCCTCCGCTGGGTGTTCCGTTTACAAAATATAGAACCATCTCATCAGTTCGGTTGAGCGAAGGGCGGTGGCTCCTGCGCGAATAGCACGTGTCCGAAGGCCCCACAGCAATATTCCAAGGAAGGTCGACTAATACCGTTCTTTGCGAACAACGTCGACATACCCTTTGCCAGGGCAAGGCCGTGCCGGCGGAAAGCATCCGCCCGGAACGATCCCGAACGGCGATTATAGCAACTACTTATACAAATAGTAGTTACGTCGTCTTTTTATATCAACTCCGAAGATGTATAACCAACAATACTTATGAAAAAAGCCTTAATTTAAATCTTACTGACTACAACAGCTATAAAAAAAGAGACTGGGCCCCAGGGCTCCAATCTCATCAGCATTAAAAGATATAACAAATACACATTTGTTATTCTTCTGTCCTTTTGCCTGAGATTGTGAACCCGTCGGCGTTGCAATGTGCTTGCATCCTCTCCAGAAGCTGCTCCTGTTATAGTGTTACCCACAACAATCATAGCTTTTTTCTATTCTATTTTTACATGTAAAATACGTTTGATTCCCAACTCATCGCCCCCCTAATAACGCAAAGAGGCAAGGGGAATATACACCCCTTACCTCTGCCCAGGCGAACGACTATTGATACCATGTGCTCCCTCGCGGTTATTCCGCGTTCGCCAGTTACACATGGCCTTTATTGGTTAATATTCAATGTAATTATAGTAACAAAATCTTCGATAATCTTCAAGTGATAATGGTTGGTTTTTTAAAAGATGGCAAATGGAGCAGTTTTCTTTCCACAGAAGAGCTGAAAGGTGCTATAATGGCCTTCACGCAACATGAAACACACTGACAATAGCGAAATTTAGAAAACTTGATTGTCACCAAGCTTTTGGGTGACAACCAAAGCCCGCACTTATGCAGTAAGAAAGTATTTTATACTTTCTTATCTGCCAAAAGAGGAATGAATAGAATGAAACAATTTTACAGTGATGTCATCCAATATCGAGGTACCCATTATGAGTTCGGTTATTTTCAAGGTGAGCTTTTAAGAGATTCGCCTATTTTACCTAACCGTGAAAATCAATGGGGTCCAAAGAAAGACCGGCACTTTTTAATCGATCCCGAGAAGTATAAAAAGATCATGACAAAATTTGCGCCAGCGATACTAAATGAAATCCGTGGACTTGCCGATGCACTTAATATGGATATGGAAGAGGCGTTTCGTTTATTTGGTGGTTATTACCTGGAATATACCCGGAGCGGATGTTCCATTTTTGCCGACTCTAATTTCATGGTCCGTAATTACGATAGTCACCCTAAAGGATACGAAGGACGTTATATGCTATTTGAGCCGACAGATCAAGGATATGCATTTATCGGACCGTCCATGCAAATCACTGGGCGAATTGATGGAATGAACGAAAAAGGCCTTGTGATGGGGTATAATTTCACGCATA
Proteins encoded:
- a CDS encoding SpoVR family protein; protein product: MKLSETKALNHAIDEITEIAAGFGLDFYPMRYEICPADIVYTFGAYGMPTRFTHWSFGKQFHKMKLHYDLGLSQIYELVINSNPCYAFLLDTNSLIQNKLIIAHVLAHSDFFKRNIRFSNTRRDMVESMTATAERIATYEQTYGKDEVERFLDAVLAIQEHIDPSIVRPKLTAYEQEDDEEEEKVSSVKTPYDDLWELDETPTDKKPKKKKKNKKFPPSPEKDLLLFVEEFSRELEDWQRDILTMMREEMQYFWPQLETKIMNEGWASYWHQKIVRELDLTSDETIEFAKLNSGVVQPSKQQINPYYLGLKMYEDIEERYNNPTKEMRELGVKPGSGREKIFEVREIESDISFIRNYLTKELVQREDMYLFEKQGREYKVSDKDYENVRDQLVSMRVNGGFPYITVADGDYLRNGELYLTHGYEGTELDLPYLENVLPYLHQLWGRQVHMETVVEGKQVVYTCNGDKVHRRQS
- the yhbH gene encoding sporulation protein YhbH, which codes for MQDKEESRNFVVSKENWSLHRKGYQDQQRHSDKVKDAIKNNLPDLVSEENIIMSNGRDVIKIPIRSLDEYKIRYNYDKSKHVGQGSGDSEVGDVVAREPDQKGQSGDGSGKEAGDQPGSDYYEQEVSLAELEKVLFNELELPNLQQKEQAEITTEHIEFNDVRKKGLMGNIDKKRTILSALKRNATDGKAKIAPIHNDDLRFKTWNDVRKPESKAVVLAMMDTSASMGNFEKYIARSFFFWMTKFLRSKYETVEIEFIAHHTEAKVVTEEAFFSKGESGGTRCSSAYYKALELIDEKYDPLRYNIYPFHFSDGENITSDNKKCLKLVDQIMDVSSMFGYGEVNGYNRPSTLMGAYKDIEDPKFRHYILKEKQDVYHAMKSFFKKQAATV
- a CDS encoding PrkA family serine protein kinase, with the translated sequence MTDILNKVKNHREEEGRLKWEGTFADFIGIVKERPEVAQTAHSRVYNMIKNSGLIEKDGKKMYSFFGDDIFGLEDAIERLVEEYFHPAARRLDVRKRILLLMGPVSGGKSTIVTMLKRGLEQFSRTDEGAVYAIKGCPMHEDPLHLIPEHLRDDFYEEYGIRIEGSLSPLNAMRLEQEYGGRIEDVEVERIFFSEDRRVGIGTFTPSDPKSQDIADLTGSIDFSTIAEYGSESDPRAYRFDGELNKANRGMMEFQEMLKCDEKFLWHLLSLTQEGNFKAGRFALISADELIVAHTNETEYRSFIANKKNEALHSRIIVMPIPYNLRVSQEERIYEKMIGESDMGHVHIAPHALRAAAIFSILTRLENSKKQGIDNVKKMRMYDGENIEEFNQVDVEELKNEFPDEGMNGIDPRYVINRISSTIISKDIPSINALDVLRSLKDGLEQHPSISQEDKENYMNYISVARKEYDEIAKKEVQKAFVYSYEESAKTLMDNYLDNVEAYCNKNKLKDPLTGEELNPDEKLMRSIEEQIGISENAKKAFREEILIRISAYARKGKRFDYNSHERLREAIQSKLFADLKDVVKITTTSKTPDESQLKKVNEVIARLIDEYGYNSISANELLRYVGSLLNR
- a CDS encoding alpha/beta hydrolase yields the protein MVRSPKHDRRLHLFKAGLVTANGVSILIGIIYVTTSNSHSMWNIFGALLLLTFLGNVLVTLAASKQHTVDFIYLILTIVSMLIIPNMNRAVSIDVTNMQSRSFLSIFLIFSLLLLGGAIAIQKLRYHARPIYLPDNEHLQKISRSKTVWKFILVGLLLIILLLGIYLSNQLLVGRSRDLVEIFFPQYSLFFGIIFLTVSILIVKIFPNSSKVIKFFVIVSGITLSAILSLPLLTTPFTYYNANSAYIEAFDSDPNDFIPEEEQKHFLQTSFSLADYFFGAASGAYRVEEDILYYEGTVGVDQGILLHFDAYMPPADQGNLPGNNAVLVRIHGGGWTAGDKGSSNGAQVNKYFANQGYVVFDVQYGLSHEQKLFEFSKVPENMVAGFTIDDMVRHLGLFTDYLAEHRTEYGANLDSVFISGGSAGGQLATAVGLGLAHGDYDYLNPALNVKGIIPIYPANGLPEVVEIEGSDELTDPSLLVTEDSPPALIYHGKHDGVVDQSVAIAFDQTYEEHGNPHSALILFPFAGHSSNGYFPGYYNQVFMYYMERFMYQFK